In a genomic window of Shouchella clausii:
- a CDS encoding YerC/YecD family TrpR-related protein has product MQINKLRGKELDQLFKSILSLKNLEEAYEFFDDLCTINEIQSLAQRLEVARMLRDGYTYHKIETETGASTATISRVKRCLNYGNDSYRMALDRIEAQEEPQD; this is encoded by the coding sequence TTGCAGATCAACAAATTACGGGGCAAAGAACTAGATCAGCTCTTTAAATCGATTTTGTCTCTCAAAAATTTAGAAGAAGCGTATGAGTTTTTTGACGATCTTTGCACCATTAATGAAATCCAGTCACTTGCGCAAAGGCTAGAAGTTGCTCGGATGTTGCGTGATGGTTATACGTACCACAAAATTGAGACAGAGACTGGGGCTAGCACAGCGACCATTTCCCGAGTTAAACGCTGTCTAAATTACGGCAACGATAGCTACCGGATGGCGCTTGACCGGATTGAAGCCCAGGAAGAGCCGCAAGATTGA
- a CDS encoding penicillin acylase family protein, which yields MESTPSAGQAPKKRQILFISGAAILVILLATLLWAYMQIKKPLPQTTGELVVNGLNAPVNVYRDAQGVPHIEAQSDDDLYFSQGYITAQDRLFQMDLSRRQASGQLAEVMGETFVDSDVFFRTFGLRRAAEASASAYDAETYQYLEAYADGVNAFIEHAQATGTLPLEFRLAGYEPEQWDPIDSLTIGKYMAYDLGGNWQSQAFHYWLSQHVSEEEALDLLPSYPAEGPAVLDLAQTIDMDVEAAFANIGSKLPHPFNGSNNWVLSGERTASGMPLLADDPHLGLGAPSIWYETHLTSPTVNVTGVIFAGVPGIILGSNETIAWGVTNVGPDVQQLYFEQRHPENRNEFLYDGEWYKAEVIAEEIKIADAEPFYHDVVLTKHGPILSEYAHVENESEYALSLRWTGHDPTTELKAVLDFNRADNWDQFKEALTHFHAPAQNFVFASTDGTIAYRANGLIPIRANADDALLPAPGWDPAYEWEGYIPWDELPTIVNPESGIIATANNKIAGDDYPYHISHTWAQPYRQQRIMEVLAAKDNHTVTDMQALQMDVANLQATNLLPLLTEALPAEGLRAIDEEGLNVLADWNQFDEREEAGPLLFHFWMEEIENLLFADKIPAEINELFYGRAGVVDELLRRAATGEPGPWVENAGGFETVVLQSYQAAIDKAARIQGNKPAKWRWGDFHQVEFSHPMAAITPLNYLFDRDPLPADGSHITTMAAGYNRETGLVNHGAGWRGVFDLSDIDHTYHIVAPGQSGHVTSETYRSQMEAWTEGHYHTTSIHPATYKNNSDKLELRPQ from the coding sequence ATGGAGTCAACACCATCAGCTGGCCAAGCGCCAAAAAAACGGCAAATCCTATTTATTTCTGGAGCAGCGATTTTGGTCATTTTGCTTGCAACTCTATTATGGGCGTACATGCAAATCAAAAAACCGCTGCCGCAAACGACAGGAGAACTCGTCGTCAATGGATTAAATGCTCCTGTCAACGTCTATCGGGATGCGCAAGGCGTTCCTCATATTGAAGCCCAATCGGACGATGATTTATATTTTAGCCAAGGCTACATTACCGCCCAAGATCGCCTGTTCCAAATGGATTTAAGCAGAAGGCAGGCGTCGGGACAGCTTGCTGAAGTAATGGGAGAAACCTTTGTTGACTCAGATGTTTTCTTTCGGACATTCGGCTTGCGCCGGGCCGCTGAGGCATCGGCATCTGCCTATGACGCTGAAACGTATCAGTATTTAGAAGCTTACGCTGATGGCGTTAATGCTTTTATCGAACACGCTCAGGCAACTGGCACACTTCCACTTGAATTCCGTTTGGCCGGCTATGAGCCTGAACAATGGGACCCGATTGACTCGTTAACGATAGGGAAATATATGGCATACGACTTAGGCGGCAATTGGCAAAGCCAAGCGTTCCATTACTGGCTAAGCCAACATGTGAGTGAAGAGGAAGCACTCGATTTGCTTCCTAGCTATCCAGCAGAAGGGCCTGCTGTTCTTGACTTGGCACAAACGATTGACATGGATGTCGAAGCGGCGTTTGCCAACATTGGCTCTAAACTGCCACACCCTTTTAACGGCAGCAACAATTGGGTGCTTTCAGGGGAACGGACAGCGTCTGGCATGCCGCTGTTGGCTGATGACCCTCACTTAGGATTGGGGGCACCTAGCATTTGGTATGAAACCCATTTGACATCGCCGACTGTGAACGTTACAGGCGTCATTTTCGCTGGCGTCCCTGGCATTATTCTTGGCTCAAATGAAACAATTGCCTGGGGTGTCACCAATGTCGGCCCTGACGTACAACAGCTCTATTTTGAACAGCGCCACCCTGAAAACCGAAATGAATTTCTCTATGACGGGGAGTGGTATAAAGCCGAAGTCATCGCAGAAGAGATTAAAATTGCTGACGCAGAGCCTTTTTACCATGATGTGGTTTTAACGAAACATGGCCCGATCCTATCGGAATATGCACATGTAGAAAACGAATCCGAGTATGCGTTATCTTTGCGCTGGACTGGACACGATCCGACGACGGAACTAAAAGCTGTACTAGATTTCAACCGCGCCGATAATTGGGACCAGTTTAAAGAAGCATTAACCCATTTTCATGCGCCCGCACAAAACTTTGTGTTCGCTAGCACGGATGGCACAATCGCGTACCGAGCCAATGGCCTAATTCCAATCCGCGCAAACGCCGATGATGCATTATTGCCAGCGCCTGGCTGGGACCCGGCTTATGAATGGGAAGGGTATATTCCTTGGGATGAGTTGCCAACAATCGTCAATCCTGAATCAGGAATCATTGCCACCGCTAATAACAAAATTGCTGGAGATGACTATCCTTACCACATTTCCCACACATGGGCCCAACCTTACCGGCAACAGCGAATTATGGAGGTGCTCGCAGCAAAAGACAACCATACCGTAACCGACATGCAAGCATTGCAAATGGACGTCGCCAATTTGCAAGCAACCAACTTGCTTCCTCTTCTGACAGAAGCGTTACCAGCTGAGGGACTGCGCGCTATTGACGAGGAGGGGTTAAATGTTCTGGCGGACTGGAACCAATTTGACGAGCGCGAAGAAGCTGGACCGCTATTGTTCCATTTTTGGATGGAAGAAATCGAGAATCTGTTGTTTGCCGATAAAATTCCTGCTGAAATCAACGAGCTTTTTTACGGCCGGGCTGGTGTTGTCGATGAATTGCTAAGACGTGCAGCAACTGGTGAACCAGGTCCATGGGTAGAAAACGCTGGCGGTTTTGAAACAGTCGTCCTTCAAAGTTACCAAGCGGCAATAGACAAAGCCGCTCGTATACAAGGGAACAAGCCAGCAAAGTGGCGCTGGGGTGACTTTCACCAAGTTGAATTTAGCCATCCAATGGCAGCGATCACACCGTTGAATTACTTATTTGATCGGGATCCTCTTCCAGCAGACGGCAGCCATATTACGACGATGGCGGCAGGCTACAACCGCGAAACGGGCCTTGTCAACCACGGCGCCGGTTGGCGTGGCGTATTTGATTTAAGCGACATTGACCATACGTACCACATCGTCGCTCCTGGACAGTCTGGCCACGTCACAAGCGAGACATACCGCTCGCAAATGGAAGCTTGGACAGAGGGCCATTATCATACGACATCGATTCATCCGGCAACGTATAAGAACAACAGCGACAAACTCGAATTACGCCCCCAGTAA
- a CDS encoding ABC transporter ATP-binding protein, producing MPRLVTEKLSIAYEKREIVNDLHLQIPDGKITTIVGPNGCGKSTILKTISRILQASRGAVYLDGKSIHKQSTKEIAKKMAVLPQSPEAPSGLTVSELVAYGRYPHQRGFGQLKDHDRSMIDWALEQTNMSEYADRPIEALSGGQRQRVWIAMALAQETDILLLDEPTTYLDLAHQLEVLQVLERLNKEQQRTIVMVIHDLNHAARFADYMVSIRAGKIMKEGAPADVMCQDVLRDVFHIDANIVMDPRTGKPVCLTYDLLKDQHQQQDERQPALA from the coding sequence ATGCCACGTTTAGTGACTGAAAAGCTTTCGATTGCTTATGAAAAAAGAGAGATTGTCAATGACTTGCATTTGCAAATTCCAGATGGAAAAATTACGACGATTGTCGGGCCGAACGGCTGTGGCAAATCGACGATTTTAAAAACGATTTCCCGTATTCTCCAAGCTTCCAGAGGAGCCGTTTATTTAGACGGGAAATCGATTCATAAACAGTCAACAAAAGAAATCGCCAAAAAGATGGCGGTATTGCCACAGTCTCCTGAAGCGCCAAGCGGGCTAACCGTTTCTGAGCTGGTTGCATATGGGCGTTATCCTCATCAGCGCGGGTTTGGCCAATTGAAGGACCATGACCGCTCCATGATCGACTGGGCGTTAGAACAAACCAATATGAGCGAATACGCGGACCGGCCAATCGAGGCCCTTTCTGGCGGCCAGCGCCAGCGTGTATGGATTGCAATGGCCCTTGCACAAGAAACGGATATTCTTTTGCTTGATGAGCCAACGACTTATTTGGACTTGGCCCATCAACTCGAAGTGCTGCAAGTATTGGAACGACTAAACAAAGAACAACAGCGTACGATCGTGATGGTCATCCATGATTTAAACCATGCAGCACGCTTTGCCGATTACATGGTATCGATCCGCGCCGGGAAAATTATGAAAGAAGGCGCGCCAGCAGATGTAATGTGCCAAGACGTGCTCCGCGATGTTTTCCACATTGATGCCAACATCGTCATGGACCCACGGACAGGCAAACCTGTTTGTTTGACGTATGATCTGTTAAAAGACCAACACCAGCAGCAGGACGAAAGACAACCAGCACTGGCATAG
- a CDS encoding aldose 1-epimerase family protein, with protein sequence MIIIENDKLTVEIANKGAEIRSIWHKEQSREVMWSGDPTYWGRIAPILFPIVGRLKEGAYTYNGKSYQLSQHGFLRDQMFVTDDLQSDKAVFRFESSGQFADVYPFEFTVYLSYQLNGHTLTVGWEVVNDNEEEMYFSIGGHPAFKIPFRSEETFTEYELSFKAAEGKQIERYALSNGLVQKPEIVPELKNIGLTDSLFQHDALVYSHLDEVALYPKQRPEEKVVVSFPRFPYVGIWSAYNPEEKTSAPFVCIEPWFGVADTVDTTGRLAEKKGIQQIGANESFKASYQIKIY encoded by the coding sequence GTGATCATAATTGAGAATGACAAATTAACGGTTGAAATTGCAAATAAAGGTGCGGAAATTCGGAGCATTTGGCATAAAGAACAAAGCAGGGAAGTAATGTGGAGCGGAGACCCAACGTACTGGGGGCGGATCGCGCCTATATTGTTTCCAATTGTTGGCCGTTTAAAAGAGGGCGCGTATACATACAACGGGAAGTCTTATCAACTGAGCCAACATGGATTTTTACGCGACCAAATGTTTGTTACTGACGATTTGCAAAGCGACAAAGCCGTATTCCGGTTTGAGTCATCTGGTCAGTTTGCCGATGTGTACCCTTTTGAATTTACGGTTTATCTATCGTACCAGTTAAACGGACATACGCTCACCGTAGGCTGGGAAGTCGTCAATGACAATGAGGAGGAGATGTATTTTTCAATCGGTGGGCATCCTGCTTTTAAGATTCCCTTTCGCTCAGAAGAAACATTCACAGAGTATGAGCTTTCCTTTAAAGCGGCAGAAGGCAAGCAAATCGAACGTTATGCGCTTTCTAATGGTTTGGTCCAAAAACCGGAAATTGTGCCAGAGCTGAAAAATATCGGGCTTACTGACTCGCTCTTTCAACATGACGCACTCGTCTACAGCCATCTTGACGAAGTCGCTCTTTATCCAAAACAACGCCCTGAAGAAAAAGTTGTTGTCTCTTTTCCTCGTTTTCCTTATGTGGGAATTTGGTCAGCATACAATCCGGAAGAAAAAACGAGCGCACCTTTTGTTTGTATTGAGCCATGGTTTGGGGTTGCCGATACGGTTGATACAACAGGGCGATTAGCGGAGAAAAAGGGCATCCAACAAATTGGTGCCAATGAATCGTTTAAAGCATCCTATCAGATCAAGATTTATTGA
- a CDS encoding FecCD family ABC transporter permease, whose amino-acid sequence MKQALKKRPIAVLAILLLAIVVVFLVSLQTGAIRISPDAVAKTLFGYGSARDELVLFQFRLPRMVIALLVGAGLAVSGAILQSISQNELADPGILGINTGAGLAVVLFIFFVQGSLTGLGSANLLVMPLFALSGALLAAFLIYILAWKKGITPVRLVLVGIGLNAAFSALLIVIQLRMEPNDFMQATIWLTGNIWGTTWPHVWAVLPWIILLIPITLFKARTLNVLQIGTQSAVSLGVPIEKERRTLLVLAVSLAAVSVAVGGGISFLGLVAPHIARRLVGPKHQVLIPAAALMGALILLTADMIGRNILAPSEIPVGIVIAILGAPYFLYLLMKTR is encoded by the coding sequence GTGAAGCAAGCATTGAAAAAACGCCCAATCGCGGTGCTGGCGATTCTGCTTTTGGCCATTGTCGTCGTGTTTTTAGTCAGCTTACAGACAGGCGCGATTCGGATCAGTCCCGATGCGGTTGCGAAAACGCTGTTTGGCTACGGCTCTGCCCGAGATGAGCTCGTCCTGTTTCAGTTTCGTTTGCCGCGAATGGTAATAGCCCTTTTGGTTGGCGCAGGTCTTGCTGTTTCTGGCGCGATTTTACAAAGCATTTCCCAAAATGAACTGGCTGATCCAGGTATTTTGGGGATCAATACAGGTGCAGGCCTCGCTGTTGTCTTATTTATCTTTTTTGTACAAGGTTCTTTAACGGGCCTTGGCAGTGCAAACCTTTTGGTGATGCCGTTATTTGCGCTAAGCGGTGCGCTGCTTGCTGCTTTCCTCATTTATATACTGGCTTGGAAAAAAGGCATTACGCCAGTGCGGTTAGTGTTGGTGGGGATTGGTTTAAATGCAGCATTTAGCGCCTTGCTGATCGTGATTCAATTGCGGATGGAACCGAATGATTTTATGCAGGCAACGATTTGGTTAACAGGGAACATTTGGGGAACGACGTGGCCCCACGTATGGGCAGTCTTGCCATGGATCATCCTTTTGATTCCGATTACGCTTTTTAAAGCGAGAACGCTAAATGTTTTACAAATCGGCACTCAGTCGGCGGTGTCATTAGGCGTCCCGATAGAGAAAGAACGGCGAACGCTTCTTGTCTTAGCTGTTAGCCTTGCTGCTGTGTCCGTAGCTGTTGGCGGTGGCATTTCCTTTTTAGGTTTAGTCGCTCCCCATATTGCACGTCGCCTCGTCGGGCCGAAACACCAAGTGCTTATCCCGGCTGCGGCCTTAATGGGGGCATTGATTTTGCTTACTGCGGATATGATTGGACGCAACATCCTGGCTCCTTCGGAAATCCCAGTCGGCATTGTGATTGCCATTCTTGGAGCGCCATACTTTTTATATTTGTTGATGAAAACCCGATAA
- the ade gene encoding adenine deaminase encodes MDRHHATYKKRLAAASKQEPADILVINGKLIDVYTLTIYEASIAITDGHIVGIGDYKEGKTVIDAQGKYVCPPLIDGHVHIESAMVRPEDFASVLVPKGVLTAIADPHELANVAGVEAVTYMVEAAKDLPLDIKMAVPSSVPAASFEENGASLSAEDARLLFANEGVYGLGEVMDYPAVLNGDDDMLEKIAMARAKGRPIDGHAAGLNSEALNAYRTAGIHNDHEAVTAEEAKARVQRGFYVLMREGTAARDIEALLPAVTAANARRFAFATDDKHLDDLLKEGSVDFNVRKAIELGMEPLQAIQIGTLNAAECFQLDDKGAIAPGKEASFLFVSDLSTFQVDAVYAKGMLVAEKGELTSPIRAPYPVPERLLNSVHISPFAREDLTLKLKNPQSTPVIETTLGSIVTKKAMASVPAENGIFQPGGEWLKLAVVERHQATGHIGLAIVKGFPFSEGAIAATVAHDSHNLIAVGGDDESLYHAIHHVAGLGGGMAVVKENNVLAAMPLKLGGLMSTASAETVKQQLNELQQSLVHLGYKEQIDPFLTLAFLALPVIPALKLTSKGLFDVNAFAFVEQ; translated from the coding sequence ATGGACCGCCATCACGCTACCTACAAAAAACGGCTTGCCGCAGCAAGCAAACAGGAGCCGGCTGATATTTTGGTCATTAACGGCAAACTGATTGATGTTTATACGTTAACCATCTATGAAGCTTCTATCGCAATCACAGATGGCCATATTGTTGGCATTGGCGATTATAAAGAAGGCAAAACAGTGATTGATGCCCAAGGCAAATATGTATGCCCTCCGCTTATTGATGGCCACGTCCATATTGAATCGGCGATGGTTCGCCCTGAAGATTTTGCTAGTGTCCTTGTTCCAAAAGGCGTGCTTACGGCGATTGCCGATCCTCATGAACTTGCCAATGTTGCTGGTGTAGAAGCGGTGACATACATGGTTGAAGCAGCTAAAGACTTGCCTCTTGATATCAAAATGGCCGTTCCTTCAAGTGTGCCTGCCGCATCCTTTGAGGAAAATGGCGCCTCCCTTTCTGCCGAAGATGCGCGCTTGCTTTTTGCGAACGAAGGCGTATACGGGCTAGGAGAAGTAATGGACTACCCGGCAGTTTTAAATGGCGATGACGACATGCTTGAAAAAATCGCAATGGCGAGAGCGAAGGGGCGCCCCATTGATGGCCATGCAGCAGGGCTAAATAGCGAGGCATTAAATGCATATCGGACAGCTGGCATTCACAATGACCACGAAGCTGTAACTGCTGAGGAAGCAAAAGCACGAGTCCAGCGTGGATTTTATGTGCTGATGCGTGAAGGGACGGCTGCACGTGATATCGAGGCGCTCTTGCCAGCCGTTACAGCAGCTAATGCGCGGCGGTTTGCCTTTGCGACAGATGATAAGCATCTAGATGACTTGCTGAAAGAAGGCAGTGTTGACTTTAATGTCCGCAAGGCGATTGAACTCGGCATGGAGCCACTCCAAGCGATCCAAATCGGCACCTTAAATGCAGCTGAATGCTTTCAACTTGATGATAAAGGGGCCATTGCTCCTGGAAAAGAAGCGTCGTTTCTGTTCGTGTCAGACCTTTCCACGTTTCAAGTCGATGCCGTGTATGCAAAGGGCATGCTCGTAGCCGAAAAAGGCGAACTAACGAGCCCGATCCGCGCTCCTTACCCCGTGCCAGAGCGATTATTGAACAGTGTCCATATTTCTCCATTTGCACGAGAGGACTTAACGCTGAAATTGAAAAACCCACAATCGACCCCTGTTATTGAAACGACGCTCGGCTCGATTGTGACGAAAAAAGCGATGGCGTCCGTTCCAGCGGAAAATGGTATTTTTCAACCTGGCGGCGAATGGCTAAAGCTTGCAGTCGTGGAACGCCATCAGGCGACGGGACATATCGGACTTGCCATTGTAAAGGGCTTTCCTTTTTCAGAGGGGGCGATTGCCGCGACTGTAGCCCATGATTCCCATAACCTCATCGCTGTAGGGGGAGATGATGAAAGTTTGTACCATGCCATTCACCATGTTGCTGGCTTAGGGGGTGGAATGGCCGTCGTAAAGGAAAACAACGTGCTTGCGGCAATGCCTCTCAAACTGGGCGGCTTGATGTCAACGGCTTCAGCGGAAACAGTCAAACAACAGCTCAATGAGCTCCAGCAATCACTCGTCCATCTCGGCTATAAAGAGCAAATCGATCCGTTTTTAACATTGGCTTTCCTTGCACTCCCAGTCATCCCTGCACTTAAACTGACGTCAAAAGGGCTGTTTGATGTCAACGCGTTTGCCTTTGTAGAACAATAA
- a CDS encoding FecCD family ABC transporter permease yields the protein MSTHAKEAQQDLEKAKARSKPLAAVSVLVIGLGFLVFALVLSISYGAAQIDFKTVWQAVFSFEPGLTEHQIIQEIRLPRALGAALVGSFLAVSGAIMQGMTRNALAEPSIMGVMDGAALAIAIMFAFAAHVSGFHLMVASFIGAGAGAAFVFAIGSLARGGLTPAKLALAGVTVGAFLSAISSGIAIHFDVAQDISFWFAGGLSGMNWTNIKLIVPVAMIGLLLALALSKSVTVLSLGEDVARGLGQRIFLVKTLGVVAVLLLTGAGVAVAGSIGFVGLVIPHITRGLVGVDYRYIIPCSAVLGALLLVLADLAARLVNAPYETPVGAMTALIGVPFFLYLARREGRGLS from the coding sequence ATGAGCACACATGCTAAGGAAGCACAACAAGATTTAGAAAAAGCGAAGGCACGTTCTAAGCCGTTAGCGGCAGTAAGCGTCCTCGTTATTGGATTGGGGTTTCTTGTGTTTGCGCTTGTTCTCTCCATTTCTTATGGGGCAGCGCAAATAGATTTTAAAACCGTTTGGCAGGCGGTTTTCTCTTTTGAACCCGGATTGACCGAACATCAAATTATCCAAGAGATCCGCCTTCCCCGGGCTTTAGGGGCGGCGCTAGTCGGCAGTTTTCTTGCTGTCTCAGGCGCTATCATGCAAGGGATGACGCGCAATGCCCTCGCAGAACCGTCGATTATGGGCGTCATGGATGGGGCGGCGTTAGCGATTGCGATTATGTTTGCTTTTGCTGCGCATGTCTCTGGCTTTCATTTAATGGTTGCCTCTTTTATCGGCGCAGGCGCTGGTGCTGCGTTTGTGTTCGCAATCGGGTCACTGGCACGAGGGGGCTTGACTCCGGCCAAGTTAGCGCTAGCTGGCGTGACGGTCGGCGCATTTCTAAGCGCAATTTCCTCAGGCATTGCTATTCATTTTGACGTCGCTCAAGATATAAGCTTTTGGTTTGCTGGTGGTTTATCTGGTATGAACTGGACCAACATTAAATTGATTGTGCCAGTCGCCATGATCGGTTTGCTCCTTGCCCTTGCTTTATCAAAGTCGGTGACGGTGCTTAGCCTCGGCGAAGATGTAGCGCGAGGGCTTGGCCAGCGGATTTTTCTTGTTAAGACGCTCGGTGTTGTAGCTGTCTTGTTATTGACAGGCGCCGGTGTGGCAGTCGCAGGATCGATTGGATTTGTCGGCTTAGTGATCCCCCATATTACTAGAGGCTTAGTTGGCGTCGACTACCGTTATATTATTCCATGCTCTGCTGTATTAGGAGCATTGCTTTTAGTGCTGGCGGACTTAGCCGCTAGGTTGGTAAATGCCCCCTATGAAACGCCAGTCGGTGCAATGACCGCGTTAATCGGCGTACCGTTTTTCCTTTACCTTGCAAGGCGTGAAGGGAGGGGGCTTTCGTGA
- a CDS encoding adenine deaminase C-terminal domain-containing protein — translation MSTERIHRWTKTRLREHLSVVKGERPPTIVLKNATYLNHARRRWLKANIWIADDQIVYVGKSLPEQIGDAEVVDCTGEYIVPGYIEHHAHPFQLYNPYSLAKYASERGTTTLINDNLVYFLNLEKKKALSLIEKLEELPTTMYWWARYDSQTELIKDEMFSNSKMKAWLEHHLVVQGGELTSWPKVLQGDDTTLHWMQETTRLRKPIEGHLPGASEKTLSQMALLGVTCDHEAITGEEVVRRLDLGYTVSLRYSSIRPDLPRLFKEMKELGVDYFGRCLMTTDGSPPSFYKDGVMNQCIKIALEAGLDPVDAYGMATYYVARYYNIDHKLGMIAPGRIAHLNFLESMDDPMPKSVLAKGQWVLRDGTPQGKETAPFEWGDYGIGPIHIDWSLGEDELHFSMPMGIEMTNAVILKPYQTTLETAATELATDHDESFFAMVDKQGKWLVTTTLKGFATAVMGMASSYSYTGDIILIGKSISAMIQAFNELKAQGGGLILVENEEVISRVRLPLLGMMSAAPMEEIMAEEQSFVSLLRERGYKFEDPMYSLQFFSATHLPYIRVTQRGIYDVRKKGILFPAIMR, via the coding sequence ATGAGCACGGAGCGGATTCACCGCTGGACGAAAACAAGGCTGCGGGAACATCTAAGTGTTGTAAAAGGGGAGCGCCCGCCAACAATAGTCTTAAAAAATGCTACGTATTTAAACCATGCCAGAAGAAGATGGCTGAAAGCAAATATTTGGATTGCGGATGACCAAATTGTTTATGTTGGCAAAAGCTTGCCAGAGCAGATAGGCGATGCGGAAGTGGTTGATTGTACAGGCGAATACATTGTTCCTGGTTATATTGAGCACCATGCCCATCCATTTCAACTGTATAATCCATACAGTTTGGCAAAATATGCTTCTGAGCGTGGGACAACGACACTTATCAATGACAACTTGGTTTATTTTTTGAACTTGGAAAAAAAGAAAGCGCTTTCCTTGATCGAGAAACTGGAAGAATTGCCGACAACGATGTACTGGTGGGCGCGCTACGATTCACAAACAGAGTTAATCAAAGATGAAATGTTTTCCAATTCAAAAATGAAGGCTTGGCTTGAACACCATTTGGTGGTGCAAGGAGGGGAACTGACGTCATGGCCGAAAGTGCTGCAAGGCGATGACACGACATTGCATTGGATGCAGGAAACAACAAGGCTGCGGAAGCCAATCGAAGGCCACTTGCCAGGAGCTTCTGAAAAGACGCTGTCGCAAATGGCGCTTCTTGGCGTGACGTGCGACCACGAAGCGATTACGGGCGAAGAAGTTGTGCGCCGTTTGGACCTCGGGTACACCGTTTCGCTGCGCTATTCCTCGATCCGCCCTGATTTGCCTCGCTTGTTCAAGGAAATGAAGGAGCTAGGCGTCGATTATTTTGGGCGTTGCTTGATGACGACTGATGGTTCACCGCCGTCGTTCTATAAAGATGGTGTAATGAACCAATGTATTAAAATTGCCCTGGAAGCCGGCCTTGATCCTGTTGATGCATACGGCATGGCTACCTATTATGTCGCCCGTTATTATAATATCGACCATAAACTCGGCATGATCGCTCCAGGCCGCATTGCCCATTTGAACTTTCTCGAAAGTATGGACGATCCAATGCCTAAAAGCGTTTTGGCTAAAGGGCAGTGGGTGTTAAGAGATGGCACTCCACAAGGAAAAGAAACAGCGCCATTTGAGTGGGGCGACTATGGGATTGGTCCGATTCACATTGACTGGAGTCTAGGTGAAGATGAGCTCCATTTTTCGATGCCAATGGGGATTGAAATGACAAACGCGGTTATTTTAAAGCCTTATCAAACGACTCTGGAAACGGCGGCAACGGAGTTAGCGACAGACCATGATGAATCGTTTTTTGCGATGGTCGACAAGCAGGGCAAATGGCTTGTGACGACAACATTAAAAGGGTTTGCCACGGCGGTTATGGGCATGGCCAGTTCTTACTCTTATACAGGCGATATCATTTTGATCGGCAAATCGATCTCAGCCATGATCCAGGCGTTTAATGAGTTGAAAGCACAAGGGGGCGGGCTCATTCTTGTTGAGAATGAGGAAGTGATCAGCCGTGTCCGCTTGCCTCTTCTTGGCATGATGTCCGCTGCGCCGATGGAAGAAATTATGGCAGAAGAACAGTCGTTTGTTAGCCTCCTGCGGGAACGGGGCTACAAATTTGAAGATCCAATGTATAGTTTGCAGTTTTTTTCAGCTACGCATTTGCCTTATATTCGGGTAACGCAACGGGGGATCTACGATGTTCGGAAGAAAGGAATACTATTTCCGGCGATAATGCGTTAA